In Trichoderma asperellum chromosome 1, complete sequence, a single window of DNA contains:
- a CDS encoding uncharacterized protein (EggNog:ENOG41): MFSTFHLNNAGGGSRSHRRSAHTLRACVRCRQARIKCGDERPCQSCKSSGKQCFDERPVRRSEQSRITPNTIVVSPRTGHLAPHQAEESQSSLTSSNTTYRRATSSKFFLENLEAKLRQSSPGQDFDTSLFELSPYIPQPFLAIPGLPSNLLGNTIGVNMDRQLEESLVSTFLQSYQIVAPILDASWLWTHYACLWTINSDMYRQRCPLIEIILALGTHQVLTLSVDDNGYNAATLAYSPPGYDLFEISQMELLRRTTGPDLLSVQAYIYAAIYAGNLHSHYKAHQMLSLAVRDAYLLDLSSGNSGAEQLKGHISAKRTWLALQIMDTIMSKESGLPFLIPATRNEEVDLGDFGTTYDTLNHNGLSYLEFFRQIHRLSQLIRQSTADFDQICNQHNSPDIYIHNFYSKGASSVKTSIKAMSTWFKAIPPALKNFTKDTSDNTSDNNHNNLDSSLDGDIPMWLHRQSLALKMSYHMACLLLLRSFSLSPPTTTIESSHHSTSAELSITCLKHAISLTATLADNLNSGSFNVLAQATRFQWLAMLCLTGYVSTHTTTPHTTMVARRAVGVIIRNLERLAEHRVLQAREAVERARGLVEMMRVAVEGTISKVCQLGQPDLTQLFSSSSSELVDSMTVGSVDLWSDLSSLPYHP, encoded by the coding sequence ATGTTTTCAACCTTTCACCTCAACAACGCTGGTGGCGGCTCTCGCTCACACAGACGATCTGCTCATACGCTACGAGCGTGTGTGCGGTGTCGACAGGCTCGCATCAAGTGCGGTGACGAGAGACCATGTCAATCCTGCAAGAGCAGTGGGAAACAATGTTTTGACGAAAGGCCAGTGCGAAGGTCAGAGCAGTCACGGATAACACCAAACACCATTGTTGTCTCCCCACGGACTGGCCATCTCGCCCCGCATCAAGCTGAGGAAAGCCAATCAAGTCTTACTTCATCAAACACTACATACAGAAGGGCTACATCTTCAAAGTTCTTCCTGGAGAATCTTGAGGCTAAACTCCGCCAATCAAGCCCCGGCCAGGATTTTGACACATCCCTCTTCGAGCTGAGTCCATATATACCACAGCCATTCCTGGCCATACCAGGTCTCCCCTCAAACCTATTAGGAAACACAATTGGGGTAAATATGGATAGACAACTAGAGGAGTCACTAGTATCCACATTCCTCCAGTCTTATCAGATTGTCGCACCTATATTGGACGCATCCTGGCTCTGGACGCACTACGCATGTCTATGGACCATTAATTCAGACATGTATCGTCAACGGTGTCCGCTCATCGAGATCATCCTCGCGTTAGGGACTCACCAGGTGTTGACGCTATCTGTTGACGACAACGGTTACAACGCAGCTACTTTGGCGTATAGTCCACCCGGCTATGATCTATTTGAGATTTCTCAGATGGAATTACTCAGAAGGACAACCGGACCAGATTTGCTCAGCGTTCAGGCATACATATATGCTGCCATCTACGCTGGCAATCTGCATTCACACTACAAAGCCCATCAAATGCTATCACTAGCAGTTCGAGATGCATACCTACTCGATTTGTCAAGTGGGAATAGCGGCGCAGAACAGCTGAAAGGTCACATATCTGCAAAGAGGACATGGTTGGCTTTACAGATTATGGATACCATTATGTCAAAAGAATCAGGCCTGCCGTTTCTGATCCCAGCTACAAGAAACGAAGAAGTTGATCTTGGTGACTTCGGGACTACTTACGACACTTTGAATCACAACGGACTGTCCTACTTGGAGTTTTTCAGGCAGATACACAGACTATCTCAACTTATTCGACAATCTACTGCCGACTTTGACCAGATTTGTAATCAACATAACTCTCCCGATATCTATATACACAACTTCTACAGTAAAGGGGCATCATCTGTAAAGACATCAATCAAGGCAATGTCAACGTGGTTCAAAGCCATTCCCCCTGCCCTCAAAAACTTTACCAAGGACACTTCTGATAATACTAGCGATAACAACCACAACAACCTCGACTCCTCCCTAGACGGTGATATCCCCATGTGGCTTCACCGGCAATCTCTAGCCCTCAAAATGTCCTACCACATGGcctgcctcctcctcctccgctccttctccctctctccccctaccaccaccatcgaGAGCAGCCACCACTCCACCTCCGCCGAACTCAGCATCACATGTCTCAAGCACGCGATATCACTCACGGCAACTTTGGCGGACAACCTAAACAGCGGCTCGTTCAACGTTCTGGCGCAGGCGACGAGGTTTCAGTGGCTGGCCATGCTGTGTCTTACGGGATACGTGAGCACTCACACGACAACGCCCCACACTACGATGGTGGCGCGGAGGGCGGTGGGTGTGATAATTAGGAATCTAGAGAGGTTGGCGGAGCACAGGGTGTTGCAGGCGAGGGAAGCGGTGGAGAGGGCGAGGGGGTTGGTGGAGATGATGAGGGTGGCCGTTGAGGGAACCATAAGTAAGGTTTGTCAATTGGGGCAGCCTGATTTAACACAGCTgttctcatcctcatcttcagagCTGGTGGACTCTATGACGGTAGGGTCAGTGGACTTGTGGAGTGATCTTTCATCATTACCGTACCACCCTTGA
- a CDS encoding uncharacterized protein (EggNog:ENOG41) — translation MAAPFPSPTQQWHSTAYSEIDPKRPELSAKGKNVLITGGGIGIGASVVRSFAEAGASTISILGRTENALIKTKENIETEFKSTKVIVLVADITDELSVTKAFNSFKSSVGLIDVLVHNAAYMSDLVPIHDAEVGEWFKSFEINVKGAFLVTKAFLPLEAENAVLVAMGTGAMSFLMPKSSSYLTSKLAESRFFEHVQAENPHIRVHNVHPGGIQTRMADKTQAAGMTIPMDDISLSGDFAVWLASPEAAFTKGKFLWASWDVAELKSQSDKLLETSYLSMGAVLDGFPFGK, via the exons ATGGCAGCCCCCTTCCCTTCCCCAACGCAACAGTGGCACAGCACAGCCTACAGCGAGATCGACCCAAAGCGGCCTGAGCTTTCAGCAAAGGGAAAGAATGTACTCATCACTGGTGGTGGAATTGGCATAGGAGCATCTGTTGTCAGAAGCTTTGCCGAAGCGGGAGCATCTACCATCAGCATTTTGGGACGAACGGAAAATGCTCTAATTAAAACAAAGGAGAACATTGAGACTGAATTCAAGTCGACGAAAGTCATTGTCTTGGTTGCTGACATCACTGATGAGCTGTCAGTAACCAAGGCATTTAATAGCTTCAAAAGTTCCGTGGGCTTGATTGATGTGCTCGTTCACAATGCAGCCTATATGTCGGACCTAGTGCCCATTCACGACGCCGAAGTCGGAGAATGGTTCAAGAGCTTTGAG ATCAATGTCAAAGGCGCATTTCTCGTGACCAAAGCTTTCTTACCATTGGAAGCCGAGAACGCAGTCTTGGTCGCGATGGGAACAGGTGCCATGTCGTTTTTAATGCCAAAAAGCTCGTCCTATCTCACTTCGAAGCTTGCGGAATCTCGATTTTTCGAGCATGTGCAAGCTGAAAACCCGCATATCCGTGTCCACAATGTGCATCCTGGAGGTATTCAGACTCGCATGGCTGATAAAACTCAAGCCGCCGGGATGACAATCCCAATGGATGATA TCTCCTTGTCTGGCGACTTCGCTGTGTGGTTGGCAAGCCCAGAAGCTGCTTTTACCAAGGGTAAGTTTCTCTGGGCTAGTTGGGATGTCGCCGAACTCAAATCCCAATCAGATAAATTGCTTGAAACCTCGTATCTCTCGATGGGCGCAGTGCTCGATGGCTTTCCATTCGGTAAATAA
- a CDS encoding uncharacterized protein (EggNog:ENOG41), with protein sequence MDTDDGSPSQIACIALFEDDLSRWEATKDRNAIADGLFFRASANTKVYCRPVCKARLPRRENVSFYKTSREAQAAGYRPCRRCKPNHEGLMPEDAAVLKVQAFLEGSERVFKYDSTPESLSQMARQAGLSKWHFHRVFKKCTGMTPVQYRRSVARMQSDFVCDGLSYMDQLTQESEEYPPLLNALDMLENSIAGNFSEGQSEDNSGNYLDCLF encoded by the coding sequence ATGGATACAGACGACGGGTCCCCATCCCAGATTGCATGCATAGCTCTATTTGAAGACGACCTGTCTCGCTGGGAAGCAACAAAAGACCGCAACGCCATCGCTGACGGCCTTTTCTTCCGCGCTTCTGCAAATACAAAAGTCTACTGCCGGCCTGTGTGTAAGGCTCGTCTCCCGCGTCGCGAAAATGTATCCTTCTACAAGACCAGCAGAGAGGCACAGGCGGCAGGGTATCGCCCGTGCAGACGGTGCAAACCGAACCATGAAGGCCTTATGCCGGAGGACGCTGCCGTACTCAAAGTCCAGGCCTTTCTAGAAGGTAGTGAGAGGGTGTTCAAGTACGACTCTACCCCGGAAAGCCTGAGCCAAATGGCCAGGCAGGCTGGACTATCCAAATGGCACTTCCACAGGGTGTTCAAGAAATGCACCGGCATGACTCCCGTCCAGTACCGACGAAGTGTTGCGAGGATGCAGAGCGACTTTGTGTGCGATGGGCTTAGTTATATGGATCAATTGACCCAGGAAAGCGAAGAGTACCCACCACTATTGAACGCCCTGGATATGCTCGAAAACTCGATTGCAGGTAATTTCTCTGAAGGCCAGAGCGAGGATAACTCCGGTAATTATCTAGACTGCCTATTTTAG